One genomic segment of Fusobacterium mortiferum ATCC 9817 includes these proteins:
- a CDS encoding DUF3798 domain-containing protein, producing the protein MKKLLLTCLMFVVSLFTFAANPDYHIGVVSGTVSQSEDSLRGAEELIKMYGAVDKGGMVTHVTYPDNFMQEMETTISQMVALADDPKMKAIIVVEAVPGTVEAFRRIKEARPDILLVANSPHEDPEIITEVSDLVTNPDNVARGYLIVKAAQNMGADKFMHISFPRHLSYELLSRRRNIMAEAAKDLGMEFIDVSAPDPVSDVGVAGAQQYILEQVPNWLNKYGKNVAFFATNDAHTEPLLKRIAEDGGYFVEADLPSPTMGYPGALGIKFTEDEKGNWPKILKKVEDTVVAKGAAGRMGTWAYSYNFASAVALGDHVRNVIEKGTEITDFDAIIESYNKFTPGAGWNGSNYADVNGVEKENFYLLYQDTYVLGKGYLHMTGEEVPAKYFEIK; encoded by the coding sequence ATGAAAAAATTACTTTTAACTTGTTTGATGTTTGTTGTATCACTTTTTACTTTTGCAGCAAATCCAGACTATCATATTGGAGTAGTAAGTGGAACTGTTTCACAATCTGAAGATAGTCTTCGTGGAGCTGAAGAATTAATAAAAATGTATGGTGCTGTTGATAAGGGAGGAATGGTTACTCATGTAACTTATCCAGATAACTTTATGCAAGAAATGGAAACTACTATATCACAAATGGTAGCTCTAGCTGATGACCCTAAAATGAAGGCAATAATAGTTGTAGAAGCTGTACCTGGAACAGTAGAAGCTTTTAGAAGAATAAAAGAAGCTAGACCTGATATCTTACTTGTTGCTAACTCACCACATGAAGATCCAGAAATTATAACTGAAGTTTCAGACTTAGTAACAAATCCAGATAACGTAGCAAGAGGATATTTAATAGTAAAAGCAGCACAAAATATGGGAGCAGATAAATTTATGCATATCTCTTTCCCAAGACACTTAAGTTATGAATTATTATCAAGAAGAAGAAATATAATGGCAGAAGCTGCTAAAGATTTAGGAATGGAATTTATAGATGTTTCAGCTCCAGACCCAGTAAGTGACGTTGGAGTTGCAGGAGCTCAACAATATATATTAGAACAAGTTCCTAACTGGTTAAATAAATATGGTAAAAATGTTGCTTTCTTTGCAACAAATGATGCTCATACAGAACCATTATTAAAAAGAATAGCTGAAGATGGAGGATATTTCGTAGAAGCTGATTTACCATCTCCTACAATGGGATATCCTGGTGCTTTAGGAATCAAATTTACTGAAGATGAAAAAGGAAATTGGCCAAAAATATTAAAGAAAGTTGAAGATACAGTAGTAGCTAAAGGTGCTGCTGGAAGAATGGGAACTTGGGCTTATTCCTATAACTTTGCTTCAGCAGTAGCATTAGGAGATCATGTAAGAAACGTAATTGAAAAAGGAACAGAAATTACTGACTTTGATGCTATTATAGAATCATATAATAAATTTACTCCAGGAGCAGGATGGAACGGAAGTAATTATGCTGATGTAAATGGAGTAGAAAAAGAAAACTTCTATCTATTATACCAAGATACTTATGTTTTAGGAAAAGGATACTTACACATGACTGGTGAAGAAGTACCTGCTAAATATTTTGAAATAAAATAA
- a CDS encoding DUF6672 family protein — protein sequence MKMIRNWILLMIVVIGISVALFITGRLHSVYFENKTKNGYEAIKDISYSLNGEKAKKVRVNRRGMGEVKGRTHELVVTYKDEAGKKQEIKKSITLGATENVIIYLPVLVGNGENWMEEFKAK from the coding sequence ATGAAGATGATAAGAAACTGGATACTTCTTATGATAGTAGTTATTGGAATCTCAGTAGCACTATTTATAACTGGAAGATTACATAGTGTATATTTTGAAAATAAGACTAAAAATGGTTATGAAGCTATAAAGGATATCTCTTATTCATTAAATGGAGAAAAGGCTAAAAAGGTAAGAGTTAATAGAAGAGGAATGGGAGAGGTAAAAGGAAGAACTCATGAACTTGTAGTAACTTATAAAGATGAAGCTGGGAAAAAACAGGAGATAAAGAAAAGTATAACTCTTGGAGCAACAGAAAATGTAATTATATATTTGCCAGTATTAGTAGGTAATGGAGAAAATTGGATGGAAGAGTTTAAAGCAAAATAA
- a CDS encoding sugar ABC transporter ATP-binding protein, translating into MREILLKVENLSKAFGENVVLKDINLEVKPGEIVGLVGENGAGKSTLMKCIFGMPVISETGGYGGKIYFDGQEVNFTSPFDALGVGIGMVHQEFSLIPGFKASENVVLNRESTLNSFLEGVFGSRIKAIDKKEIDERAKGALSNLGVDIKSSTVISEMPVAHKQFTEIAREIERENTKLLVLDEPTAVLTEEEAKVLLETMKKLSEKGIAILFITHRLDEILSVCDKVVVLRDGLLINSVATKDTNVNQITEWMIGRKMEGSSQETKAKDEPKETIISIKNLWVDMPGEGVKNLSLDIKKGEILGLGGMAGQGKIGVANGIMGLYDARGEVTFKGEKITLNSPAEPLSKGLFFVSEDRKGVGLLLDSSIEDNIAYPAMQIKNMFFKKAFGIFNIVDEKAVKENAQEYVKKLEIRCTSEKQRAQELSGGNQQKVCLAKAFTMNPEVLFVSEPTRGIDVGAKKLVLDTLKEYNKEKGTTIIITSSEIEELRSVCDRIAIINEGKVEGILPPTADILEFGKMMVGVKEAGNE; encoded by the coding sequence TTGAGAGAGATATTATTAAAGGTTGAGAATCTTTCCAAAGCATTTGGAGAGAATGTAGTTTTAAAAGATATTAATCTGGAGGTAAAACCAGGAGAAATAGTAGGACTAGTAGGAGAGAACGGAGCAGGAAAATCTACATTGATGAAATGTATATTTGGTATGCCTGTTATTTCTGAAACTGGAGGATATGGAGGAAAAATATATTTTGATGGACAAGAGGTAAATTTTACTTCACCATTTGATGCTTTAGGTGTAGGAATAGGAATGGTACACCAAGAATTTTCATTGATACCAGGATTTAAAGCTTCTGAAAACGTAGTTTTAAATAGAGAATCAACTTTAAATAGTTTTTTAGAAGGAGTTTTTGGTTCAAGAATAAAAGCTATCGATAAGAAAGAGATAGATGAACGTGCAAAAGGAGCTCTTTCAAATTTAGGAGTGGATATAAAGTCTAGTACAGTAATTAGTGAAATGCCTGTTGCACACAAGCAGTTTACAGAAATAGCTCGTGAGATTGAAAGAGAGAATACAAAACTTTTGGTGTTAGATGAGCCAACAGCAGTACTTACAGAAGAAGAGGCAAAAGTTCTTCTAGAAACTATGAAAAAATTATCTGAAAAAGGGATAGCAATACTTTTTATAACTCATAGACTTGACGAGATATTATCAGTATGTGATAAGGTAGTAGTTCTAAGAGATGGACTGTTAATAAACTCAGTAGCTACTAAGGATACAAATGTAAATCAAATAACTGAATGGATGATAGGAAGAAAGATGGAAGGTTCTTCTCAAGAAACAAAAGCTAAAGATGAACCAAAAGAAACTATCATCTCTATAAAAAATCTTTGGGTAGATATGCCAGGAGAGGGAGTAAAGAATCTTTCTTTAGATATTAAAAAAGGAGAGATTTTAGGACTTGGAGGAATGGCAGGTCAAGGGAAAATAGGAGTAGCTAATGGAATAATGGGGCTTTATGATGCTAGAGGAGAAGTTACTTTTAAAGGAGAGAAGATAACTTTAAATTCTCCAGCTGAACCATTATCTAAAGGACTTTTCTTTGTATCTGAAGATAGAAAAGGAGTAGGGCTTCTATTAGATAGTTCAATAGAGGATAATATAGCTTATCCAGCTATGCAGATAAAGAATATGTTCTTTAAAAAAGCTTTTGGAATATTTAATATAGTAGATGAAAAAGCTGTAAAAGAAAATGCACAAGAGTATGTAAAAAAATTAGAGATAAGATGTACTAGTGAAAAGCAAAGAGCACAGGAGCTAAGTGGAGGAAATCAACAAAAAGTTTGTCTAGCTAAAGCTTTCACTATGAATCCAGAAGTATTATTCGTATCTGAGCCTACAAGAGGAATAGACGTAGGAGCTAAAAAACTTGTACTAGATACTTTAAAAGAGTATAACAAAGAAAAAGGAACAACTATTATAATAACTTCATCTGAAATAGAAGAACTAAGAAGTGTATGTGATAGAATAGCTATAATAAATGAGGGAAAAGTTGAAGGTATTCTACCACCAACAGCTGATATATTAGAATTTGGTAAGATGATGGTAGGAGTTAAGGAGGCAGGAAATGAATAA
- a CDS encoding NADH-quinone oxidoreductase subunit NuoE family protein translates to MICKDNVGFKELENYILTLEDKKSSLIIILHKAQEIFGYIPEEVQEFIAEKIEVPVSKVYGVVSFYNFFSMEPKGKYPISVCTGTACYVRGAEKILEALQKELGLKLGGVTEDGLFSLDSLRCVGACGLAPVMLVGKDVHGKVKPEDVKKIIENYKNLEK, encoded by the coding sequence ATGATATGTAAAGATAATGTTGGATTTAAAGAACTAGAAAATTATATTTTAACACTAGAAGATAAGAAGAGTTCATTAATTATAATACTTCATAAGGCACAGGAAATATTTGGATATATTCCAGAAGAAGTACAAGAATTTATTGCTGAGAAAATAGAAGTTCCAGTTTCGAAAGTATATGGAGTAGTAAGTTTTTATAATTTTTTCTCTATGGAGCCAAAAGGAAAATATCCAATATCTGTTTGTACAGGTACAGCTTGTTATGTAAGAGGAGCAGAGAAAATACTTGAAGCACTTCAAAAAGAATTAGGTTTAAAATTAGGTGGGGTTACTGAAGATGGATTATTTTCATTAGATTCTTTAAGATGTGTAGGAGCATGTGGATTGGCACCTGTAATGCTTGTTGGTAAAGATGTTCATGGTAAAGTAAAACCAGAGGATGTAAAAAAAATAATAGAAAATTATAAAAATTTAGAAAAATAA
- a CDS encoding NADH-dependent [FeFe] hydrogenase, group A6: MKMIRLKIDGKLVVAPEGTTILNAALKAGIYIPHLCYMEMKEVGYKNDCASCRICVVQIKGMNRLIPSCSTPIKEGMEVITNSSEVMHKRRVVLELMLSDHPKDCLICGKNGNCELQKLAISFGIREMRFAGKEGKHDKQHSISITRDITKCIMCRRCETMCGDIQGCGILTGVDRGFNVIVNTAFNKNLLETNCTMCGQCVAVCPVGALYETDNTFKLVEDLMNPKKKVIVQVAPAVRVAIGELFGVAPGIDMTKKLTTALKRLGFDGVFDTNFAADVTIMEEATELKERILSSLKGEKDVKLPLFTSCCPAWVRFVELNYPEFRDNLSTTKSPQQIFGALAKEFWAKEKEIDKKDLVCVSIMPCTAKKYEASREEFVRDGVADVDYSITTRELGRLLKQYNINLLEMPEGEFDLPLGESTGAADIFGRTGGVLEAAARTLYEWISNGKLENLDFVPLRGFEEVRTAEIEVEGINLRVAVVHGLGAARKLLEEIKNGRGHFDAIEVMACKGGCVGGGGQPYHHGDFEIVKKRAEGLQVIDYHKELRESHENPCVIDLYETYLGEANGELAHKLLHTHYIDRKNK, from the coding sequence ATGAAAATGATAAGACTTAAAATAGATGGAAAATTAGTAGTGGCTCCAGAAGGAACAACTATATTAAATGCAGCCTTAAAGGCAGGAATATATATACCGCATCTTTGTTATATGGAGATGAAAGAAGTAGGGTATAAAAATGATTGTGCATCTTGTAGAATATGCGTGGTCCAAATAAAAGGAATGAATAGATTGATACCATCTTGTAGTACTCCAATAAAAGAGGGAATGGAGGTAATAACAAACTCTTCAGAAGTGATGCATAAAAGAAGAGTTGTGTTAGAATTAATGTTATCTGACCACCCTAAAGATTGCTTGATATGTGGAAAAAATGGGAATTGTGAATTACAAAAATTAGCTATATCTTTTGGAATTAGAGAGATGAGATTTGCAGGAAAAGAAGGAAAACATGATAAGCAGCATTCTATTTCTATAACAAGAGATATAACAAAATGTATTATGTGTAGAAGATGTGAAACAATGTGTGGAGATATTCAAGGATGTGGAATATTAACAGGTGTAGATAGAGGATTTAATGTAATAGTAAATACAGCTTTTAATAAAAATTTACTAGAAACTAATTGTACTATGTGTGGACAATGCGTTGCAGTGTGTCCAGTAGGAGCTTTATATGAAACTGATAATACTTTTAAACTTGTAGAAGATTTAATGAATCCTAAAAAGAAAGTGATAGTTCAAGTTGCACCTGCTGTAAGAGTAGCAATAGGAGAATTATTTGGAGTAGCTCCTGGGATAGATATGACTAAAAAATTAACAACTGCTTTAAAAAGATTAGGATTTGATGGGGTATTTGATACTAACTTTGCTGCTGATGTTACAATAATGGAAGAAGCAACAGAATTAAAAGAAAGAATTTTATCAAGCTTAAAAGGAGAAAAAGATGTAAAATTACCTCTATTTACTTCTTGTTGTCCTGCTTGGGTAAGATTTGTAGAATTAAATTATCCAGAGTTTAGAGATAATTTATCTACAACAAAATCTCCACAACAAATTTTTGGAGCATTAGCAAAAGAGTTTTGGGCTAAAGAAAAAGAGATAGATAAGAAAGATTTAGTTTGTGTATCTATTATGCCATGTACTGCTAAAAAATATGAAGCTTCAAGAGAAGAGTTTGTGAGAGATGGAGTAGCTGATGTAGATTATTCTATAACAACTAGAGAATTAGGAAGATTATTAAAACAATATAATATAAATCTTTTAGAGATGCCAGAAGGAGAGTTTGATTTACCATTGGGAGAATCTACAGGAGCAGCTGATATCTTTGGAAGAACTGGAGGGGTATTAGAAGCAGCAGCAAGAACTTTATATGAATGGATAAGTAATGGTAAATTAGAAAACTTAGACTTTGTTCCTTTAAGAGGTTTTGAAGAGGTAAGAACAGCAGAGATTGAAGTAGAAGGAATTAATTTAAGAGTTGCTGTTGTTCATGGATTAGGAGCAGCTAGAAAATTATTAGAAGAGATTAAAAATGGAAGAGGGCATTTTGATGCTATAGAAGTAATGGCATGTAAAGGTGGATGTGTAGGTGGAGGTGGACAACCTTACCACCATGGAGATTTTGAAATTGTAAAGAAAAGAGCAGAAGGATTACAGGTAATAGATTATCATAAAGAGTTAAGAGAATCTCATGAAAATCCCTGTGTAATAGATTTATATGAAACTTATTTAGGAGAAGCTAATGGGGAATTAGCACATAAACTATTACATACTCATTATATAGATAGAAAAAATAAATAG
- a CDS encoding NADH-quinone oxidoreductase subunit NuoF, with translation MNKKILICGGTGCLSSKSKDIKENLEKELKERNINDVEVVLTGCFGFCEKGPIVKVVPANNFYIEVKPEDAKKIVEIDIIGDKKVERILYKDPVSQEAILDYKKMNFYQKQERRVLKNCGVIDPENIDDFLRNDGYKAAEKAISEMTKEFVIKNIIDSGLRGRGGGGFPTGIKWDIASKNHAEQKYIVCNADEGDPGAFMDRSILEGDPHSVIEGMMIAGYAIGATKGLVYIRAEYPLAISRLDKAIVSARKRGYLGKNLFGTDFEFDIEIKFGAGAFVCGEETALIHSMEGKRGEPTSKPPYPAEKGFWDMPTVVNNVETLVNVPRIILNGVEWFREVGTEKSPGTKVFALSGKINNVGLVEVPMGISLREIIFEIGEGIKGGKKFKAVQTGGPSGGCLNEEDLDTPIDFDSLASKGAIMGSGGMVVMDEDDCMVSVAKFFLEFTLDESCGKCTPCRIGNTRLYEILDRITKGKGKLEDLALLKELSECIKATSLCGLGQTSANPVLSTLNKFYNEYIDHVVEKRCTAKACQKLITYVITDACRGCTACTRVCAVKAIEGNIKEKHFIDPEKCVRCGACISACRFGAIIKL, from the coding sequence ATGAATAAGAAAATTTTAATATGTGGTGGTACTGGATGTCTTTCATCAAAAAGTAAAGATATAAAAGAAAATTTAGAAAAAGAATTAAAAGAAAGAAATATAAATGATGTTGAAGTAGTATTGACTGGGTGTTTTGGATTCTGTGAAAAGGGACCAATAGTAAAAGTAGTTCCAGCTAATAATTTTTATATTGAAGTAAAACCAGAAGATGCTAAAAAGATAGTTGAAATAGATATTATAGGGGATAAAAAAGTTGAAAGAATACTTTATAAAGACCCTGTAAGTCAAGAAGCAATTTTAGATTATAAAAAAATGAACTTCTATCAAAAACAAGAAAGAAGAGTCTTAAAGAATTGTGGAGTAATAGACCCAGAAAATATAGATGATTTTTTAAGAAATGATGGATATAAAGCTGCAGAAAAAGCTATTAGTGAGATGACTAAGGAGTTTGTAATAAAAAATATAATTGATTCTGGACTTAGAGGACGTGGAGGAGGAGGATTCCCAACAGGTATAAAGTGGGATATTGCTTCTAAAAATCATGCTGAACAAAAATATATAGTATGTAATGCTGACGAGGGAGATCCAGGAGCATTTATGGATAGATCAATACTAGAAGGAGATCCACACTCTGTAATTGAAGGAATGATGATAGCAGGATATGCTATTGGAGCTACAAAGGGATTGGTATATATTAGAGCTGAGTATCCTCTAGCTATTTCTAGATTGGATAAAGCTATTGTTTCAGCAAGAAAAAGAGGATATTTGGGAAAAAATCTTTTTGGAACTGATTTTGAATTTGATATTGAGATAAAATTTGGTGCAGGAGCTTTTGTTTGTGGAGAAGAAACAGCACTTATTCATTCAATGGAAGGAAAAAGAGGAGAACCTACTTCTAAACCACCATATCCAGCAGAAAAAGGTTTCTGGGATATGCCTACAGTAGTAAATAACGTAGAAACTTTAGTAAATGTTCCAAGAATAATATTAAATGGAGTAGAATGGTTTAGAGAAGTAGGAACAGAAAAATCTCCTGGAACAAAGGTATTTGCACTTTCAGGTAAGATAAATAACGTAGGACTAGTAGAAGTACCTATGGGAATAAGTTTAAGAGAGATTATTTTTGAAATAGGTGAAGGAATAAAAGGTGGAAAAAAATTTAAAGCTGTTCAAACTGGAGGACCATCTGGAGGCTGCTTAAATGAAGAGGATTTAGATACTCCTATTGATTTTGATAGTCTTGCTAGCAAAGGGGCTATAATGGGTTCTGGTGGAATGGTAGTAATGGATGAAGATGACTGTATGGTTTCAGTTGCAAAGTTCTTTCTAGAATTTACTCTTGATGAGTCATGTGGAAAATGTACTCCATGTAGAATAGGAAACACTAGATTGTATGAGATATTAGATAGAATAACTAAGGGAAAAGGAAAGTTAGAGGATTTAGCTTTACTCAAAGAGTTATCTGAATGTATAAAAGCTACTTCATTATGTGGATTGGGACAAACTTCTGCTAACCCAGTATTATCAACATTGAATAAATTTTATAATGAGTATATAGACCATGTAGTTGAGAAGAGATGTACAGCAAAAGCTTGCCAAAAATTAATAACCTATGTTATAACTGATGCTTGTAGAGGTTGTACAGCTTGTACAAGAGTTTGTGCTGTCAAAGCTATTGAAGGAAACATTAAAGAGAAACATTTTATTGATCCTGAAAAATGTGTAAGATGTGGTGCTTGTATATCAGCATGTAGATTTGGTGCAATTATAAAATTATAG
- a CDS encoding 4Fe-4S binding protein: MHVIDKDTCIGCGACEGTCPVGAISATDDGKFQIGEACVDCGACAGGCPVSAISAE, encoded by the coding sequence ATGCACGTAATAGATAAAGATACTTGTATCGGATGTGGAGCTTGTGAAGGAACTTGTCCAGTAGGAGCTATATCAGCAACTGATGATGGAAAATTCCAAATCGGAGAGGCTTGTGTAGACTGTGGAGCATGTGCTGGAGGATGTCCAGTATCAGCTATATCTGCTGAGTAA
- a CDS encoding ABC transporter permease subunit, with the protein MIKEAGWPRIIIALFLLSMYVVSPFIGINLKAALGDTLVRFGMNAILVLSLVPMIQAGTGLNFGMPLGVEAGLLGAVISIELGLKGVTGVFGAIVFSLPFALLFGWLYGHILNKVKGGEMMIATYIGFSSVAIMCIMWLILPFKSPDMIWAYGGEGLRTTISVENYWHKAFEKALHINTDLLPLGEIVFFIILAFFIWIFFRTRSGYAMKAVGTNDMFARATGINIDKVRVQSVVMSTVLSAVGIIIYQQSFGFVQLYLAPFYMAFPAIAAILIGGASVNKVTIANVVVGTFLFQGILTMTPTVVNGLIKTDMSETIRIIVSNGMILYALTRKDGAGSGK; encoded by the coding sequence ATGATAAAAGAGGCTGGTTGGCCAAGAATAATAATAGCACTATTTCTTTTATCAATGTATGTAGTGTCTCCTTTTATTGGAATAAATTTAAAAGCAGCTTTAGGAGATACATTAGTAAGATTTGGAATGAATGCAATCTTAGTATTGTCATTAGTACCTATGATACAAGCTGGGACAGGACTTAACTTTGGTATGCCATTAGGAGTAGAGGCAGGACTTTTAGGAGCTGTTATAAGTATAGAGTTAGGATTAAAAGGTGTTACAGGAGTATTTGGAGCAATAGTTTTTTCTCTTCCATTTGCACTTTTATTTGGATGGCTTTATGGTCATATTCTAAATAAGGTAAAAGGTGGAGAGATGATGATAGCCACTTATATAGGATTTTCATCAGTTGCTATTATGTGTATTATGTGGCTTATACTTCCATTCAAAAGTCCAGATATGATTTGGGCATATGGAGGAGAAGGATTACGTACAACTATAAGTGTAGAAAACTATTGGCATAAAGCATTTGAAAAGGCTCTACATATAAATACTGATTTACTTCCATTAGGAGAGATTGTATTCTTTATTATATTAGCTTTCTTTATTTGGATATTCTTTAGAACAAGAAGTGGTTATGCTATGAAAGCTGTAGGAACAAATGATATGTTTGCAAGAGCTACTGGAATAAATATTGATAAAGTAAGAGTACAGTCAGTAGTAATGTCAACAGTTCTTTCAGCAGTTGGAATAATAATATATCAACAAAGTTTCGGATTTGTACAATTATATTTAGCACCATTTTATATGGCCTTTCCAGCAATAGCTGCTATTCTTATTGGAGGGGCATCTGTAAATAAGGTTACAATAGCAAATGTTGTAGTAGGGACATTCCTTTTCCAAGGAATACTTACAATGACACCTACTGTTGTAAATGGACTTATAAAAACAGATATGTCAGAAACAATAAGAATAATAGTATCTAATGGAATGATACTTTATGCTTTAACAAGAAAGGATGGTGCTGGAAGTGGAAAATAA
- a CDS encoding Smr/MutS family protein: MYNEIDLHQMNFDDALRVFITKYNSLYKKGERREIMVIHGYGSKFLDSTPVIRTKIREYFLRNKECVKMRLDINPGVTYVMPLKPLPLPKKKKR; encoded by the coding sequence ATGTATAATGAGATAGATTTACATCAAATGAATTTTGATGATGCTCTTAGAGTATTTATAACAAAGTATAATTCTCTATATAAAAAGGGAGAAAGAAGAGAGATTATGGTAATACATGGGTATGGTTCAAAATTTTTGGATAGTACTCCAGTAATAAGAACAAAAATAAGAGAGTATTTTTTGAGAAATAAAGAATGTGTAAAAATGAGATTGGATATAAATCCAGGAGTTACTTATGTTATGCCATTAAAACCCCTACCATTGCCAAAGAAAAAGAAAAGATAA
- a CDS encoding ABC transporter permease has product MVLEVENKIKKFLINNIVPIFMIIIIVASIPISGLSMEYIIQEIILRLSRNLFLVLSLLIPIIAGMGLNFGIVLGAMAGQLALIFITDWQIVGLQGFFLAIILSLPMGALMGLIGGVVLNRAKGREMITSMILGFFINGVYQLIVLYGMGKVIPITDSSILLSRGYGIRNAIDLKNIRRALDDAIVLKIGEFSIPLLTIVAVVLFCLFIVWFRKTKLGQDMRAIGQDLEVSKSAGIAADRTRVIAIVISTMLAAIGQIIFLQNIGTMNTYNSHEQIGMFSIAALLIGGASVAKASIPNALSGVILFHAMFILAPRAGKELIGSAQIGEYFRVFVSYGIIALVLIMHQWRREKEKAEERRRALEAAQNSSKGEDK; this is encoded by the coding sequence ATGGTGCTGGAAGTGGAAAATAAGATAAAGAAATTTTTGATAAATAATATAGTACCTATATTTATGATAATTATAATAGTAGCTTCAATTCCAATATCTGGATTAAGTATGGAGTATATTATTCAAGAGATAATACTTAGACTTTCTCGTAACTTATTCTTAGTTCTTTCATTATTAATTCCAATAATTGCAGGAATGGGACTTAACTTTGGTATTGTTTTAGGAGCTATGGCAGGACAACTTGCTCTTATCTTTATTACAGATTGGCAAATTGTTGGATTACAAGGATTTTTCTTGGCTATTATTTTATCTCTTCCAATGGGAGCTTTGATGGGGCTTATTGGTGGAGTTGTATTAAATAGAGCTAAGGGAAGAGAGATGATTACTTCTATGATTCTTGGATTTTTTATCAATGGAGTATATCAACTTATAGTTTTATATGGAATGGGAAAAGTTATTCCTATAACTGATAGTTCAATTCTTTTATCAAGAGGATATGGAATAAGAAATGCTATAGATTTAAAAAATATAAGAAGAGCTTTAGATGATGCAATAGTTTTAAAAATTGGAGAATTTTCTATTCCTCTATTAACAATAGTTGCTGTTGTATTATTCTGTCTGTTTATAGTTTGGTTTAGAAAAACAAAATTAGGACAAGATATGAGAGCAATAGGACAAGATTTAGAGGTATCTAAATCAGCTGGTATTGCTGCAGATAGAACAAGGGTTATAGCAATAGTTATATCTACAATGTTAGCAGCAATAGGACAAATAATTTTCTTACAAAATATAGGAACAATGAATACTTATAATAGCCATGAACAAATAGGAATGTTCTCAATAGCTGCTCTACTTATAGGAGGAGCTAGTGTAGCAAAAGCTTCTATACCAAATGCTCTAAGTGGTGTTATACTTTTCCATGCTATGTTTATTTTAGCACCAAGAGCTGGTAAAGAGTTAATTGGTTCTGCACAAATAGGAGAATATTTTAGAGTATTTGTATCTTATGGAATAATAGCCTTAGTTCTTATTATGCACCAATGGAGAAGAGAGAAAGAAAAAGCTGAAGAGAGAAGAAGAGCATTAGAAGCGGCACAAAATAGTAGTAAAGGAGAGGATAAATAA